A region of Canis lupus familiaris isolate Mischka breed German Shepherd chromosome 38, alternate assembly UU_Cfam_GSD_1.0, whole genome shotgun sequence DNA encodes the following proteins:
- the CD1E gene encoding T-cell surface glycoprotein CD1e, membrane-associated, with translation MPLLLLLLFGGLVQRGASTGASQGAGLPHPATEEPPSFRVLQTSSFANYSWAYTQGGGWLGELQTHGWDNVRDTIRFLWPWSRGNFSAVELKNLQSLFALYFHGFAIEVQAFARYFQFEYPFELQMSAGCRLHTGKASESFLNGAYQGSDFLSFQGNSWYPSPGAGSRARKVCEMLNRYQDIKEIVKSLIGYICPQFLAGILEAGKAELGRQVRPEAWLSADPSPGPGRLRLVCHVSGFHPKPVRVTWMRGEQEQRGTRRGDFLPHADGTWYLRATLDVAAREAAGLSCRVKHSSLGGQDMVLHWGGGNSALLTLSGLAAVVTLLALPVVHTCCKKRSSNRKAPAPSPDSPTGTNTPKPRTSGHQLYTPQESWVKNRFLEKLKASLNRLWRR, from the exons ATGCcgctcctgctgctcctgctcttcGGGGGACTTGTCCAGCGCGGGGCAAGCACAGGGG CATCCCAGGGTGCAGGACTCCCTCATCCAGCCACAGAAGAGCCCCCCTCCTTCCGCGTGCTGCAGACGTCCTCCTTTGCCAACTACAGCTGGGCGTATACGCAGGGCGGGGGCTGGCTGGGCGAGCTGCAGACGCATGGCTGGGACAATGTCCGGGACACAATCCGCTTCCTGTGGCCCTGGTCCCGGGGGAACTTCAGTGCAGTGGAGCTAAAGAATCTGCAGAGCCTGTTCGCGCTGTATTTCCACGGTTTCGCCATCGAAGTGCAGGCCTTTGCACGTTATTTTCAGTTTGAAT ACCCCTTCGAGCTCCAGATGTCAGCTGGCTGTAGACTGCACACTGGGAAGGCCTCGGAAAGCTTCTTGAATGGAGCGTATCAAGGCTCAGATTTTCTGAGTTTCCAAGGAAACTCCTGGTACCCATCTCCAGGAGCGGGGAGTCGGGCTCGGAAGGTCTGTGAGATGCTCAACAGGTACCAAGATATTAAGGAAATCGTGAAGAGCCTCATCGGCTATATCTGCCCTCAGTTCCTGGCGGGGATCCTTGAAGCAGGAAAAGCAGAGCTGGGGCGACAAG TGCGACCCGAGGCCTGGCTGTCTGCTGatcccagccctgggcctggccggCTGCGGCTGGTGTGCCACGTCTCCGGCTTTCACCCTAAGCCTGTGCGGGTGACGTGGATGCGGGGCGAGCAGGAGCAGCGGGGCACCCGGCGAGGCGACTTCTTGCCCCATGCTGACGGCACGTGGTATCTCCGAGCGACCCTGGACGTGGCGGCCCGGGAGGCGGCCGGCCTGTCCTGCCGGGTGAAGCACAGCAGTCTAGGGGGCCAGGACATGGTCCTCCACTGGG GAGGTGGAAACTCAGCCCTGCTGACCCTCAGCGGTCTGGCAGCCGTGGTCACCCTGCTCGCGCTGCCCGTGGTGCACACCTGCTGTAAAAAGCGCAG CTCAAATCGGAAGGCCCCTGCACCCAGTCCTGACTCTCCCACGGGCACCAACACCCCCAAGCCCAGGACGTCTGGACACCAGCTCTACACGCCACAGGAATCATGGgtcaaaaatagatttttagagaAATTGAAAGCAAGCCTAAATCGACTCTGGCGACGTTAG
- the CD1B gene encoding T-cell surface glycoprotein CD1b precursor (The RefSeq protein has 3 substitutions compared to this genomic sequence), producing the protein MWLLLLLLWPMALYPGGGGEAAPADLQGPTSYRVIQISSFANSSWAQNQGSGWLGDVQIHGWDADAGRAVFLKPWSKGNFSDEEMVELEEIIQVYLTGFILEVQDHAPEFQMQYPFEIQGVAGCQLHPDSGTESFLRGALGGLDFLSLKNHSCVPAPEGGSRAQRICELILQYEGIRDIAEKLLFETCPRFLLGLLDAGKAELRRPVRPEAWLSAGPSPGPGRLQLVCHVSGFYPKPVWVTWMRGEQEQQGTRRGDVLPHADGTWYLRATLDVAAQEAAGLSCRVKHSSLGGQDMVLHWGNSISIGLISLAVILPVLIFLIGLPFWLWRRWSYQSIS; encoded by the exons ATGcggctcctgctgctgctgctgtggcccACGGCTCTGTACCCGGGGGGAGGCGGCGAGGCAG CGCCTGCAGACCTTCAGGGGCCCACCTCGTACCGTGTCATCCAGATCTCGTCCTTTGCCAACAGCAGCTGGGCACAGAACCAGGGCTCGGGGTGGCTGGGCGACGTGCAGATCCACGGCTGGGACGCCGACGCTGGCAGGGCGGTTTTCCTGAAGCCCTGGTCCAAGGGCAACTTCAGTGACGAGGAGATGGTCGAGCTGGAGGAGATCATCCAGGTCTACCTGACCGGGTTCATCCTGGAAGTGCAGGACCACGCCCCGGAGTTCCAGATGCAAT ACCCCTTTGAGATCCAGGGTGTAGCAGGCTGTCAGCTGCACCCCGACAGGGGCACGGAGAGCTTCTTGCGGGGAGCCTTAGGGGGCCTGGACTTCCTGAGCCTCAAGAATCACTCCTGTGTGCCCGCCCCGGAGGGCGGCAGCAGGGCGCAGCGCATCTGTGAGCTCATCCTTCAGTATGAAGGCATCCGGGATATCGCGGAGAAGCTCCTCTTTGAAACCTGCCCTCGGTTTCTCCTGGGCCTCCTCGACGCTGGGAAGGCAGAGCTGAGGAGGCCAG tgCGACCCGAGGCCTGGCTGTCCGCTggccccagccccgggcctggCCGGCTGCAGCTGGTGTGCCACGTCTCCGGCTTCTACCCCAAGCCTGTGTGGGTGACGTGGATGCGGGGTGAACAGGAGCAGCAGGGCACCCGGCGAGGCGACGTCCTGCCCCATGCTGACGGCACGTGGTATCTCCGAGCGACCCTGGACGTGGCAGCTCAGGAGGCAGCCGGCCTGTCCTGCCGGGTGAAGCACAGCAGTCTAGGGGGCCAGGACATGGTCCTCcactggg GAAACTCCATCTCCATCGGCTTGATATCTTTGGCAGTAATATTGCCCGTCTTGATCTTTCTGATAGGTCTTCCGTTTTGGCTTTGGAGGCGCTg GTCCTATCAGAGTATCTCATGA
- the CD1C gene encoding T-cell surface glycoprotein CD1c precursor (The RefSeq protein has 2 substitutions compared to this genomic sequence), whose translation MLPLECILLAALLLQGDNAQAIQEHLVFTIIQISSFVNQSWVQHRGSGWLGDMQTHGWDTDSGTIIFLHTWSKGNFSDEELLDLELLFRVYLIGLTREAQEYVSQLHFTYPFEIQVVVGCELHSSGFSKGFLRSAYEGSDFVTFQNMSLVPSPGADSKAQSVCYLINQYEGIKEIVYRLITNTCPRFVLGLFDAAKVDYKRQVRPEAWLSTGPAPGPGRLRLVCHVSGFHPKPVQVTWMRGEQEQQGTQRGDILPHADGTWYLRVTLDVAAREAAGLSCRVKHSSLGGQDIVLYWGHHVPVYLILLAVTVPLVLLIVLGLWFRKRCSYQDIP comes from the exons ATGCTGCCTCTGGAGTGTATCCTGCTGGCCGCTCTTCTCCTGCAGGGTGACAATGCGCAAG CCATCCAGGAACACCTCGTGTTCACTATCATCCAGATCTCATCCTTTGTCAATCAGTCCTGGGTGCAGCATCGGGGCTCAGGGTGGCTGGGTGACATGCAGACTCACGGCTGGGACACCGACTCTGGCACCATCATTTTCCTGCACACCTGGTCTAAGGGCAACTTCAGCGACGAGGAACTCCTAGATCTGGAGTTGCTGTTCCGCGTCTACCTCATTGGATTAACCCGGGAGGCCCAAGAATACGTCAGTCAACTGCACTTCACGT aTCCTTTTGAAATACAGGTGGTCGTTGGCTGTGAGCTACATTCCAGTGGCTTTTCAAAAGGCTTCTTGCGGTCAGCTTATGAAGGATCAGATTTTGTGACTTTCCAAAACATGTCCCTGGTGCCATCTCCAGGAGCTGATAGCAAAGCCCAGAGCGTCTGTTATCTCATAAACCAGTACGAAGGCATCAAGGAAATAGTGTACAGGCTCATCACGAACACCTGTCCCCGATTTGTCTTGGGTCTCTTCGATGCAGCAAAGGTGGATTATAAGAGGCAAG TGCGACCCGAGGCCTGGCTGTCCACGGGCCCCGCTCCCGGGCCGGGCCGGCTGCGGCTGGTGTGCCACGTCTCCGGCTTCCACCCCAAGCCTGTGCAGGTGACATGGATGAGGGGCGAGCAGGAGCAACAGGGCACCCAGCGAGGCGACATCCTGCCCCATGCTGACAGCACGTGGTATCTCCGAGTGACCCTGGACGTGGCTGCCCGGGAGGCGGCCGGCCTGTCCTGCAGGGTGAAGCACAGCAGTCTAGGGGGCCAGGACATCGTTCTCTACTGGG GACATCACGTCCCCGTGTACTTGATCCTGCTGGCCGTGACGGTGCCCCTAGTGCTTCTCATAGCCCTTGGCTTGTGGTTTCGGAAGCGCTG CTCCTATCAGGACATCCCGTGA